A genome region from Gemmatimonadota bacterium includes the following:
- a CDS encoding DNA alkylation repair protein codes for MAEPFKHLIKPALVHTAARQLQRVWPAFDAPRFTALSVRGLESLELKARAMQVADALEATLPDDFAQAAGILEGALAPAELGDSMAGLQLADDGLKGWILWSAGEYVARRGLAQPERALQALHAFTQRFTAEFAIRPIIVAHPELAFATLRRWTTDPSAHVRRLVSEGSRPRLPWGLQLKALIADPSPTLPLLSALQDDPSEYVRRSVANHLNDIAKDHPAIVARWLEEHLKDASDERRALLQHASRTLIKRGDRRVLAAWGLGRDFRGTAALTITPRRVAVGESFTMTLTLRSTARSPQPLVIDYVVHHQKQDGRTSPKVFKGWRVTLPAGGELHLTKRHSLKVVTTRRYYPGKHAVDININGTTGASGHFTLTR; via the coding sequence CTGGCCGAGCCGTTCAAGCACCTCATCAAGCCCGCGCTGGTGCACACCGCCGCGCGGCAGCTGCAACGCGTGTGGCCCGCGTTCGACGCACCGCGGTTCACCGCGCTCAGCGTGCGCGGGCTGGAATCACTCGAACTCAAGGCGCGCGCCATGCAGGTCGCCGACGCGCTCGAGGCGACGCTTCCTGACGATTTCGCGCAGGCGGCCGGCATCCTCGAGGGCGCACTCGCGCCAGCCGAGTTGGGGGATAGCATGGCAGGGCTCCAACTCGCCGATGACGGCCTCAAGGGGTGGATCCTCTGGTCGGCGGGCGAGTACGTGGCACGTCGCGGCCTCGCCCAACCGGAGCGCGCACTGCAGGCGTTGCACGCCTTCACGCAGCGTTTCACCGCCGAGTTCGCGATCCGCCCGATCATCGTGGCCCATCCCGAACTCGCCTTTGCCACGCTCAGGCGGTGGACCACCGACCCCAGCGCCCATGTGCGGCGCCTGGTGAGCGAGGGGAGCCGCCCACGCCTCCCGTGGGGGTTGCAGCTCAAGGCACTCATCGCCGACCCATCGCCCACGCTCCCGCTCCTCAGCGCCCTGCAGGATGACCCGAGCGAATACGTGCGACGGAGCGTGGCCAATCACCTCAACGACATCGCCAAAGATCATCCGGCCATCGTTGCGCGGTGGCTCGAGGAGCACCTGAAGGATGCCAGCGACGAGCGGCGCGCGCTGTTGCAGCACGCCAGCCGCACCCTCATCAAGCGCGGCGATCGCCGCGTACTGGCAGCGTGGGGGCTCGGGCGGGACTTCAGGGGGACGGCGGCGCTGACCATCACGCCGCGCCGGGTGGCCGTCGGCGAGTCGTTCACGATGACGCTGACCCTGCGCTCGACCGCCCGGTCGCCGCAGCCGTTGGTGATCGACTACGTGGTGCATCACCAGAAGCAGGACGGCCGCACATCACCCAAGGTCTTCAAGGGATGGCGCGTGACGCTCCCCGCCGGTGGCGAGTTGCACCTGACGAAGCGGCACTCCCTGAAGGTGGTCACCACCCGGCGCTACTACCCCGGAAAGCACGCCGTCGACATCAACATCAACGGCACGACGGGCGCCAGCGGGCACTTCACCCTCACGCGGTGA
- a CDS encoding DUF2834 domain-containing protein: MSRRILLAILLPFAVLSGIALWHHGFWGIIAPHFKSWGAGQVFADLVIALTLVITWMWRDAKATGRNPLPWVVATLIAGSFGPLVYLLTRRSDTRARAQGKLP, encoded by the coding sequence ATGTCCAGGCGCATCCTGCTCGCGATCCTCCTCCCGTTTGCGGTGCTGAGTGGCATCGCGCTTTGGCACCACGGCTTCTGGGGGATCATCGCACCGCACTTCAAGAGCTGGGGGGCAGGGCAGGTCTTCGCCGACCTGGTGATCGCTCTCACGCTCGTCATCACCTGGATGTGGCGCGACGCGAAGGCGACGGGGCGCAATCCCCTCCCCTGGGTGGTGGCCACGCTCATCGCCGGGTCGTTTGGCCCGCTCGTGTACCTGCTCACACGGCGCAGCGACACGCGCGCGCGCGCTCAGGGAAAACTCCCTTAA
- a CDS encoding aminopeptidase P family protein, whose protein sequence is MTVPVATTAAPSRAELAERLDRVRARMRSAAVDVYVSFEPVNIYYLTNFANYVHERPFLLVIPLDGLPVMVAPLLETSHVRARAGCDLAYATYAEFPAPAGANWFDVFRTLIPTEARVGVESAMPIGIFERTPGTKVVVDVIEEARLVKTPYEIARNVHACQIVTAGHEKLLQLCRPGVPEAVIYGGVTQFMMAMVFRDIPTANIMVTNAKAAVWPPSISFDPHRIPSLGMPMENGGPHESIVTAQVDGYGVELERTFFLGYVPEWAAAPFAAMLEARATAYAMARPGAILAEIDRAVRAVIARHGYGDCILHRTGHGFGITGHEGPYVALGDERALREGMLISIEPGIYVAGRGGFRHSDTVLITADGCVSLTQAPETLEALTIA, encoded by the coding sequence ATGACCGTTCCAGTCGCCACGACCGCGGCGCCGTCGCGCGCGGAACTCGCCGAGCGCCTCGACCGCGTGCGCGCGCGCATGCGCAGCGCCGCCGTCGACGTGTATGTGAGCTTCGAACCGGTCAACATCTACTACCTCACGAACTTCGCCAACTACGTCCACGAGCGACCCTTTCTCCTGGTCATCCCGCTCGACGGCCTCCCGGTCATGGTGGCGCCGCTCCTCGAGACGAGCCACGTGCGCGCTCGCGCCGGCTGCGACCTGGCGTATGCGACGTACGCCGAGTTTCCCGCGCCGGCGGGCGCGAACTGGTTCGATGTGTTCCGAACGCTGATTCCCACGGAAGCGCGGGTGGGGGTCGAGTCGGCGATGCCGATCGGGATCTTCGAGCGCACGCCTGGGACGAAGGTTGTGGTCGACGTGATCGAGGAGGCGCGACTCGTGAAGACACCGTACGAGATCGCGCGCAACGTGCACGCCTGCCAGATCGTGACGGCGGGGCACGAGAAGCTGCTGCAGCTGTGTCGCCCCGGCGTCCCCGAGGCGGTGATCTACGGTGGCGTGACGCAGTTCATGATGGCGATGGTGTTTCGCGACATCCCCACGGCGAACATCATGGTGACCAACGCGAAGGCCGCGGTGTGGCCGCCGTCCATCTCGTTCGACCCGCACCGCATCCCATCGTTAGGAATGCCGATGGAGAACGGCGGCCCGCACGAGTCGATCGTCACGGCACAGGTGGACGGCTATGGCGTGGAGTTGGAGCGCACCTTCTTCCTCGGCTACGTCCCCGAGTGGGCGGCGGCCCCCTTCGCCGCGATGCTGGAGGCGCGGGCGACGGCGTACGCCATGGCGCGCCCAGGGGCGATTCTCGCGGAGATCGATCGCGCCGTGCGAGCGGTGATCGCGCGACATGGCTACGGCGACTGCATCCTGCATCGCACAGGCCACGGCTTCGGGATCACCGGCCACGAAGGCCCCTATGTGGCGCTCGGCGATGAACGGGCGCTGCGAGAAGGGATGCTGATCAGCATCGAGCCAGGGATCTACGTTGCCGGACGTGGGGGCTTCCGCCACTCGGACACGGTCCTGATCACGGCTGACGGCTGCGTGAGCCTGACGCAGGCGCCCGAGACGCTAGAGGCGCTCACGATCGCGTAG
- a CDS encoding membrane dipeptidase, with product MHSRRTFVRGSLAAVAGATLLPLVAGASRAHAASGPSLMPSADALTFDMHLHPGAFFYKGAPQYAGDDFVMKTLAEMRAGGMHGGFMSVVSDAPLIQIGANGVTVRGAFEPGEAVREYERQLALLRDLLPKGKARIVTSVTEWERAHADGLVGAWLSCEGSEVLDGDPERIDRVYADGVRSIQVVHYVPNAAGDLQTQPAAHGGLSPLGKAMVKRMNAKGMVIDVAHAAFATVKDVVSLTSAPIMLSHSILKIDDARPLNVRAISPEHAKLVAQTGGVIGAWPSATNASFDEFVDNTKRLVDVVGVDHVGLGTDMDANLRPVLATYTQFPDWIKALGTRGFSAAEVEKLAGGNMVRVLQRVTG from the coding sequence ATGCACTCGCGCCGCACCTTCGTTCGCGGCTCCCTCGCCGCCGTTGCCGGCGCCACGCTGCTTCCGCTCGTCGCCGGCGCGTCGCGCGCGCACGCGGCGTCGGGACCGTCGCTCATGCCCAGCGCCGACGCGCTGACGTTCGACATGCACCTGCACCCCGGTGCCTTCTTCTACAAGGGGGCGCCGCAGTACGCCGGCGACGACTTCGTGATGAAGACGCTGGCCGAGATGCGCGCCGGCGGCATGCACGGCGGCTTCATGAGCGTCGTGTCCGACGCGCCGCTCATCCAGATCGGCGCCAACGGCGTGACCGTGCGCGGCGCCTTCGAGCCGGGCGAGGCGGTGCGCGAGTACGAACGACAGCTCGCGCTGCTGCGCGACCTCCTCCCCAAGGGCAAGGCGCGCATCGTGACGTCGGTGACCGAGTGGGAACGGGCGCACGCCGACGGGCTGGTGGGGGCGTGGCTGTCGTGCGAGGGGAGCGAAGTGCTGGATGGTGACCCGGAGCGCATCGACCGCGTGTACGCCGACGGGGTCCGGTCGATCCAGGTCGTGCACTACGTCCCGAACGCCGCCGGCGACCTGCAGACGCAGCCCGCTGCGCACGGCGGCCTGTCGCCGTTAGGCAAGGCGATGGTGAAGCGGATGAATGCGAAGGGGATGGTGATCGACGTCGCGCATGCCGCCTTCGCCACGGTGAAGGACGTGGTCTCGCTCACGTCGGCGCCCATCATGCTCTCGCACTCGATCCTCAAGATCGACGACGCGCGCCCGCTCAACGTGCGCGCCATCTCGCCGGAGCATGCGAAGCTCGTCGCGCAGACCGGCGGGGTGATCGGCGCGTGGCCCAGCGCCACCAACGCGAGCTTCGACGAGTTCGTCGATAACACCAAGCGGCTGGTCGACGTGGTGGGAGTCGACCACGTGGGGCTGGGGACCGACATGGACGCCAACCTGCGCCCCGTGCTGGCCACGTACACGCAGTTCCCCGACTGGATCAAGGCGCTCGGCACGCGCGGCTTCAGCGCCGCCGAGGTGGAGAAGTTGGCCGGAGGGAACATGGTGCGGGTGCTGCAGCGCGTGACGGGGTGA
- a CDS encoding ThuA domain-containing protein — MRFASLPNRVARLRPAGIAVLALALAMSGAPAPGFAQRATRAPETPRILVFSKTAGYRHASIETGAAAITRLGAEHGFAVDLTEDAAAFTDRNLKRYRAVVFLSTTGDVLNPTQEHAFERYIQAGGGYVGIHSATDTEYGWPWYGKLAGAYFDGHPGNPNVRKGTFRVRDGGHASTQGLPARWEREDEFYSFKSINPAIHVLVDIDETSYEGGTNGANHPMSWYHDFDGGRAWYTNMGHTEATFAEPLFLRHLLGGIRHAMGSGAMDYRRARPEENRFTRVVLGEKLNEPTEMAVLPDERVLFIERKGAIQLYTPSTGTIKQVGFIPVNLTYLDGGQAEDGLLGLAIDPGFAANGWLYLFYSKAGAEPKNVLARYTMRGDSVDTSNAIVMLEVVVQREQCCHTGGSIAFDAKGNLFLSTGDNSNPFMNGYAPIDERPGRMPWDAQKSSANTNDLRGKILRIHPEPDGSYTIPEGNLFPPGMAKTRPEIYTMGHRNPYRIAVDKHTGVLYWGDVGPDASVDSVDRGPAGYDEVGRATRAGNYGWPHFVGDNKAYRDVDYATMHIGPPFDPQRPHNDSPNNTGLTELPPAQKAFIWYPYGPSGDFPLVGAGGRTAMAGPVFYGEDFARAARRFPAWYQGKLFTYDWMRGWIMAVTMDSSGNFASMERFLPSAKFANPVDMEFGPNGDLYVMEYGTTWFKGNDDARLVRIEFNAGNRAPVAVARANKTIGATPMRVALDASATTDADDDELTYAWTITGAGGRVVRRLTGERPSLTLPVPGTYSATLTVRDARGATSTSQLYLTAGNEPPAVAIDVAGDNTTFYWPHTPVHYAVRVTDREDGSLKSGRIAARRVRVSAQYLAEAPAMGGGAGAVPNADGLALIEGSDCLGCHKVDQVSIGPAYAAVAAKYARDSTALPRLAAKIRAGGTGVWGKVMMPAHAQLSDRDARLMARYILGLGQREPSEATPLPVRGRYLPPDSASATSGAIVLRTAYTDNGANGRLGVTTETSLLLRAPTLSLAEGELSEGAAVREVADIPGDLVAASRSGAHARIRGIDLTAVGSLLITGVALAPENAAGGTIEVRLDSPTGTLLGTTEALRPKGDKRLDTLRLPVPPTPGVHDVYLIFRNTQAASGQLLFFLSTLHLER, encoded by the coding sequence ATGCGCTTCGCCTCTCTTCCCAACCGCGTGGCACGACTTCGCCCTGCAGGCATCGCGGTGCTTGCGCTTGCCCTCGCGATGAGCGGTGCACCGGCGCCGGGATTCGCGCAACGCGCGACGCGCGCGCCAGAGACGCCGCGCATCCTCGTCTTCTCCAAGACCGCCGGCTACCGCCACGCGTCCATCGAGACTGGAGCGGCGGCGATCACCAGGCTTGGCGCCGAGCACGGGTTCGCGGTGGACCTGACCGAGGATGCCGCCGCCTTCACCGACCGCAACCTCAAGCGCTATCGCGCCGTCGTCTTCCTCAGCACCACGGGCGACGTCCTCAACCCCACGCAGGAGCACGCCTTCGAGCGCTACATCCAGGCCGGCGGCGGCTACGTGGGCATTCACAGCGCGACCGACACCGAGTACGGCTGGCCGTGGTACGGCAAGCTCGCCGGCGCCTACTTCGACGGGCACCCCGGGAACCCGAACGTGCGAAAGGGGACGTTCCGCGTGCGCGATGGCGGGCACGCCTCGACCCAGGGGCTCCCGGCGCGATGGGAGCGCGAGGACGAGTTCTACTCGTTCAAGTCGATCAATCCGGCGATACACGTCCTGGTCGACATCGACGAGACGAGCTACGAAGGGGGGACGAACGGCGCGAATCACCCGATGAGCTGGTACCACGACTTCGATGGCGGGCGTGCCTGGTACACGAACATGGGACACACGGAGGCGACGTTCGCCGAGCCGCTCTTCCTGCGGCACCTGTTAGGCGGGATTCGCCACGCGATGGGGAGCGGGGCGATGGACTATCGGCGCGCGCGCCCCGAGGAGAATCGATTCACCAGGGTCGTGCTCGGGGAGAAGCTCAACGAGCCGACCGAGATGGCGGTCCTGCCTGACGAGCGGGTGCTCTTCATCGAGCGAAAGGGGGCGATCCAGCTCTACACGCCGTCGACGGGGACGATCAAGCAGGTCGGCTTCATCCCCGTGAATCTCACCTACCTCGATGGCGGGCAGGCCGAGGACGGGCTGTTGGGCCTGGCGATCGATCCGGGCTTCGCCGCCAATGGCTGGCTCTACCTCTTCTATTCGAAGGCTGGGGCCGAGCCGAAGAACGTCCTCGCCCGCTACACCATGCGCGGCGACTCGGTCGACACGTCGAACGCGATCGTGATGCTCGAGGTGGTGGTGCAGCGCGAGCAGTGCTGTCACACCGGCGGGTCGATCGCCTTCGATGCCAAGGGGAATCTCTTCCTGTCGACCGGGGACAATTCCAACCCGTTCATGAACGGTTACGCCCCCATCGATGAGCGCCCGGGGCGCATGCCGTGGGACGCGCAGAAGTCGTCGGCCAACACCAACGACCTGCGCGGGAAGATCCTCCGCATCCATCCCGAGCCTGACGGGAGCTACACGATCCCCGAGGGGAACCTCTTTCCCCCCGGGATGGCGAAGACGCGCCCGGAGATCTACACAATGGGGCACCGCAACCCGTATCGCATCGCGGTCGACAAGCACACGGGTGTCTTGTACTGGGGCGACGTCGGCCCCGATGCCTCGGTCGATTCGGTCGATCGCGGCCCCGCCGGCTACGACGAGGTGGGGCGAGCGACGCGTGCTGGCAACTACGGGTGGCCGCACTTCGTCGGCGACAACAAGGCGTACCGCGACGTCGACTACGCGACGATGCACATCGGACCGCCGTTCGATCCCCAGCGTCCGCATAACGATTCGCCGAACAACACCGGGCTCACCGAGCTGCCGCCGGCCCAGAAGGCGTTCATCTGGTATCCGTACGGCCCCTCGGGCGACTTTCCGCTGGTCGGCGCCGGCGGGCGCACCGCGATGGCGGGGCCGGTGTTCTACGGGGAGGACTTCGCCCGTGCGGCACGCCGCTTTCCCGCGTGGTACCAGGGGAAGCTCTTCACCTACGACTGGATGCGGGGCTGGATCATGGCGGTGACCATGGATTCGTCTGGCAACTTTGCGTCCATGGAGCGTTTCCTCCCGAGTGCGAAGTTCGCCAACCCGGTCGACATGGAGTTCGGGCCTAACGGCGACCTGTACGTGATGGAGTACGGGACGACGTGGTTCAAGGGAAACGACGATGCGCGCCTGGTCCGCATCGAGTTCAACGCGGGCAATCGCGCGCCGGTGGCGGTGGCACGTGCCAACAAGACGATCGGGGCGACGCCGATGCGCGTGGCGCTCGACGCCTCCGCGACGACCGATGCCGACGACGACGAGCTCACGTATGCGTGGACCATCACCGGGGCCGGCGGTCGGGTGGTGCGCCGGCTGACGGGGGAGCGTCCGTCGCTAACGTTGCCCGTCCCTGGCACCTACTCGGCCACGCTGACGGTCCGCGACGCGCGGGGCGCGACCTCCACGTCGCAGCTCTACCTCACGGCGGGGAACGAGCCGCCTGCGGTGGCCATCGACGTCGCCGGTGACAACACGACGTTCTACTGGCCGCACACGCCGGTGCACTACGCGGTGCGCGTGACCGATCGCGAGGATGGCTCACTCAAGAGCGGGCGCATCGCCGCCAGGCGCGTGCGCGTGTCGGCACAGTATCTCGCGGAGGCGCCGGCGATGGGGGGCGGCGCGGGGGCGGTGCCTAACGCCGACGGGTTGGCGTTGATCGAGGGGAGCGACTGTCTCGGCTGCCACAAGGTCGATCAGGTGTCGATCGGCCCCGCGTATGCGGCGGTCGCGGCGAAGTATGCGCGCGACTCCACGGCCCTCCCGCGCCTCGCGGCGAAGATCCGCGCCGGCGGGACCGGGGTGTGGGGAAAGGTGATGATGCCGGCGCACGCGCAGCTCTCCGATCGCGACGCGCGACTGATGGCGCGCTACATCCTCGGGTTGGGGCAACGCGAGCCGAGCGAGGCGACTCCGCTCCCCGTGCGCGGGCGCTACCTCCCCCCCGACTCGGCGAGTGCGACGTCCGGGGCCATCGTCCTGCGTACGGCATACACCGACAACGGCGCCAACGGCAGGCTTGGCGTGACGACGGAGACGTCGTTGCTGCTGCGTGCGCCCACGCTGTCGCTGGCCGAGGGTGAGCTGTCGGAAGGGGCGGCGGTGCGGGAGGTTGCCGACATTCCTGGTGATCTGGTGGCGGCGAGTCGGTCGGGCGCCCACGCGCGGATCAGGGGCATCGACCTGACGGCCGTCGGCAGCCTGCTGATCACCGGCGTAGCGCTCGCCCCGGAGAATGCCGCTGGCGGAACGATCGAGGTCCGGCTCGACTCGCCCACAGGGACGCTGCTCGGCACGACGGAGGCGTTGCGCCCGAAAGGCGACAAGCGACTCGACACGTTGCGCCTGCCGGTACCGCCAACGCCGGGGGTGCACGACGTGTACCTCATCTTCCGCAATACGCAGGCGGCGAGCGGACAGTTGCTGTTCTTTCTCTCGACACTACACCTCGAACGCTGA
- a CDS encoding DUF4249 domain-containing protein, protein MRQNHRVRLTALLLLSLVLTACERVVDVDVAAGDRLLVVEGRLERVLGTAAVPQRVRLTTTDAYFSNAAPPPAAGAAVRVTDDVGTTLTYAASPNEPGLYLSPPFAAQVGRRYTLHVTWEGEQYEASDRLESVAPIDSLYFMERNSVIGPREGLRATIDTRDPAGQRNYYMWDQLVDGVRLIAADSAFKARVIANDDLVEGKQVSEFQPYGGISVAPGQVVTVRQIALSDAGYRYYVALTDQVVNDGSPFAVATASVRGNVANRTRPARRALGYFMAGEVSEATRTVPATK, encoded by the coding sequence ATGCGCCAGAACCATCGCGTGCGCCTGACGGCGCTTCTCCTCCTGTCGCTCGTCCTCACCGCGTGCGAGCGCGTCGTCGATGTTGACGTCGCCGCAGGCGACCGCCTGCTCGTCGTCGAGGGGCGCCTCGAACGGGTCCTGGGAACGGCCGCCGTGCCGCAGCGCGTGCGCCTGACGACCACGGATGCCTACTTCAGCAATGCCGCGCCGCCGCCGGCCGCCGGGGCCGCGGTACGCGTCACCGACGACGTCGGCACCACGCTGACCTATGCGGCCTCGCCCAACGAGCCGGGCCTCTACCTGTCCCCCCCGTTCGCGGCCCAGGTCGGGCGGCGCTACACGCTGCACGTCACCTGGGAGGGCGAACAGTATGAGGCAAGCGACCGGCTCGAGTCGGTCGCCCCGATCGACTCGCTGTACTTCATGGAGCGCAACAGCGTCATCGGCCCCCGCGAAGGGCTGCGCGCCACGATCGACACGCGCGACCCGGCGGGGCAGCGGAACTACTACATGTGGGACCAACTCGTCGACGGCGTGCGCCTCATCGCAGCCGACAGCGCCTTCAAGGCCCGCGTGATCGCCAACGACGACCTGGTCGAGGGGAAGCAGGTGAGCGAGTTCCAGCCCTACGGCGGGATCTCGGTCGCCCCGGGGCAGGTGGTCACGGTGCGCCAGATCGCGCTCTCCGACGCGGGCTATCGTTACTACGTCGCGCTCACCGATCAGGTGGTGAACGACGGCTCCCCCTTCGCGGTGGCCACGGCCAGCGTGCGCGGCAACGTCGCCAACCGCACGCGCCCGGCGCGGCGCGCGTTAGGCTACTTCATGGCCGGTGAAGTGTCCGAAGCGACGCGCACGGTGCCGGCCACGAAATGA
- a CDS encoding TonB-dependent receptor, which yields MSLPFRTVRAFLNILQSPLVFPTLLAVAAPLVVSRALSAQAPAAPRPTPATGTPLRISGTLRSAESREVVRHARVVADRTVSVESNEEGVYFLTLAAGTHRLAVRAIGFAPFDTTIDLRASQTLDIALQRSQVTLATVAVTATSEQADIDPKSLDMSIARLDVTTLRQVPAALGEVDPIRSLTLLPGVSSSSDFTTAINVRGGGADQNLILLDEATIYNPAHILGFLSVFNSDAVDDATLYKGAIPPRFGGRLSSVVDLRQREGNANDFAGSATIGLLASRLAVEGPLKGKGSWLIAARRSYADLFAKASSDPDIKNSIAYFYDLNAKATKPLGDHGTLVASGFLGRDRFGAGDMFSAGWGNKSGTLRWNEIVRERLYSKVTLAASDYDYRLMFPIGRDSAQWVARVKSLDFKVDESLHLSAGHRLEFGLQGTLHGFNPGEVSPRGSSNISRKQVPERSATAGALYLGEEREFGERWALRYGARLSGFVRTGTATIFQYANNAPVVYDSLLGRYEPGVVVDSTRYGAGDKVKAYGAIEPRASVRFSLSEGTSVKASYARTVQYLHLASKTNSPTPLDVWEPAGPYLRPQRADQVAFGVQRITPGQAWDLSAEAFVKRSHDVVDFVDGADVILNEKLETLMLQGEGRAYGLELFARRQVGRTTGWVSYTLSRAEQRFGSRAVASSSTSAPGINGGKWYASPYDKTHDLSVVAMRPLSRKWNAGATFTFATGLPATYPESRYVVDGLILAEYGPRNAARLPAYHRLDLAFTRKTKRGELQLGVFNAYNRFNAQSISFRQSEKNPLTSEAVQLSVFGVVPSISYTRHF from the coding sequence GTGTCGCTGCCGTTCCGCACAGTACGTGCGTTCCTCAACATCCTGCAGAGCCCGCTCGTCTTTCCGACGCTGCTGGCTGTCGCCGCACCCCTCGTCGTTTCCCGCGCGCTCAGCGCACAGGCACCCGCAGCGCCCCGTCCGACGCCTGCAACCGGCACCCCGCTCCGTATCAGCGGCACGCTGCGCAGCGCCGAATCGCGGGAAGTCGTTCGGCACGCGCGCGTCGTCGCCGATCGCACGGTGTCGGTCGAGAGCAACGAAGAAGGGGTGTACTTCCTCACGCTCGCCGCGGGCACACACCGGCTGGCGGTGCGCGCGATCGGCTTCGCCCCGTTCGACACGACGATCGACCTGCGTGCTTCGCAGACGCTCGACATCGCCCTCCAACGCTCGCAGGTCACGCTCGCCACCGTCGCGGTGACGGCGACGAGCGAACAGGCCGACATCGATCCCAAGTCGCTGGACATGAGCATCGCGCGACTGGACGTGACGACGCTGCGCCAGGTGCCCGCGGCGCTCGGGGAAGTGGACCCGATCCGCAGCCTCACCCTGCTCCCCGGCGTGTCGTCGTCGAGCGACTTCACGACGGCCATCAATGTGCGGGGCGGCGGGGCCGACCAGAACCTCATCCTCCTCGACGAAGCCACGATCTACAATCCGGCCCACATCCTGGGCTTCCTCTCGGTCTTCAACTCCGACGCCGTCGACGACGCGACGCTCTACAAGGGGGCAATCCCGCCGCGCTTCGGGGGGCGCCTCTCTTCGGTGGTGGACCTGCGCCAGCGCGAGGGAAACGCCAACGACTTCGCCGGGAGCGCGACAATCGGGCTCCTGGCGTCGCGCCTCGCGGTCGAGGGGCCGCTCAAGGGGAAGGGGTCGTGGCTCATCGCCGCGCGCCGTTCGTACGCCGACCTCTTCGCGAAGGCGTCGAGCGACCCTGATATCAAGAACTCCATCGCCTACTTCTACGACCTCAACGCCAAGGCGACCAAGCCGTTAGGCGACCACGGCACGCTCGTCGCCTCGGGCTTCCTCGGGCGCGACCGCTTCGGCGCCGGCGACATGTTCAGCGCCGGCTGGGGGAACAAGTCGGGGACGCTGCGCTGGAACGAGATCGTGCGCGAGCGCCTCTACTCCAAGGTCACGCTCGCCGCCAGCGACTACGACTATCGCCTAATGTTCCCCATCGGGCGCGATTCCGCGCAGTGGGTCGCGCGGGTGAAGAGCCTCGACTTCAAGGTGGACGAGTCGTTGCACCTGTCCGCGGGTCATCGCCTCGAGTTCGGGTTGCAGGGGACGCTGCACGGCTTCAATCCCGGCGAAGTCTCCCCGCGGGGGAGCTCGAACATCTCGCGCAAGCAGGTCCCCGAGCGCAGCGCGACCGCGGGGGCGCTCTACCTGGGTGAGGAGCGCGAGTTCGGCGAGCGGTGGGCGCTGCGCTACGGCGCGCGCCTCTCCGGCTTCGTGCGCACCGGGACGGCGACGATCTTCCAGTACGCCAACAACGCTCCCGTCGTCTACGACTCGCTGCTCGGACGCTACGAGCCCGGCGTGGTGGTCGACAGCACGCGCTACGGCGCGGGCGACAAGGTCAAGGCGTACGGTGCGATCGAGCCGCGCGCCTCGGTGCGCTTCTCGCTCTCGGAGGGAACGAGCGTCAAGGCGAGCTACGCCCGCACGGTGCAGTACCTGCACCTCGCCTCCAAGACCAACTCGCCCACGCCGCTCGACGTCTGGGAGCCGGCGGGGCCGTACCTCCGCCCACAGCGCGCCGACCAGGTGGCGTTCGGCGTCCAGCGTATCACCCCGGGTCAGGCGTGGGACCTCTCGGCCGAAGCGTTCGTCAAGCGCTCGCACGACGTCGTCGACTTCGTCGATGGCGCCGACGTCATCCTCAACGAGAAGCTCGAGACGCTCATGCTGCAGGGCGAGGGGCGTGCCTACGGCCTCGAACTCTTCGCCCGCCGGCAGGTGGGACGCACGACGGGATGGGTGAGCTACACGCTGAGCCGCGCCGAGCAACGCTTCGGCTCGCGGGCCGTCGCCTCGTCGAGCACCAGCGCCCCCGGGATCAACGGTGGCAAGTGGTACGCCTCGCCATACGACAAGACGCATGACCTCTCGGTCGTCGCCATGCGCCCGCTCAGCCGCAAGTGGAATGCAGGGGCGACCTTCACCTTCGCCACCGGGCTCCCCGCGACCTACCCCGAGTCGCGCTACGTAGTCGACGGCCTCATCCTCGCCGAGTACGGCCCGCGCAACGCCGCGCGCCTCCCGGCCTACCATCGCCTCGACCTGGCCTTCACCCGCAAGACGAAGCGCGGGGAGTTGCAGCTGGGGGTCTTCAACGCCTACAACCGTTTCAACGCGCAGTCGATCTCCTTCCGGCAGTCGGAGAAGAACCCGCTCACCTCGGAAGCGGTGCAGCTGTCGGTCTTCGGCGTCGTGCCGAGCATCTCCTACACCCGCCACTTCTAG
- a CDS encoding antibiotic biosynthesis monooxygenase, whose translation MLIVHVFVHVLPGSVDPFVAASLENARHSVQEPGVVRFDLIQQEDDPARFVLVEIYRDPDAPAQHKATAHYAAWRDAVEPMMAEPRRSTKYREIAPGPEGWEYPR comes from the coding sequence ATGCTCATCGTCCATGTCTTCGTCCACGTCCTTCCCGGTAGCGTCGACCCCTTCGTGGCGGCCTCGCTCGAGAACGCGCGCCACAGCGTTCAGGAGCCGGGGGTCGTCCGGTTCGACCTCATTCAGCAGGAGGATGATCCCGCGCGCTTCGTCCTGGTCGAGATCTATCGCGATCCCGACGCCCCGGCGCAGCACAAGGCGACCGCGCACTACGCGGCATGGCGCGATGCGGTCGAGCCCATGATGGCCGAGCCGCGGCGCAGCACGAAGTACCGGGAGATCGCCCCCGGGCCCGAGGGGTGGGAGTACCCGCGCTGA